The following coding sequences lie in one Alloacidobacterium dinghuense genomic window:
- a CDS encoding glycosyltransferase, with the protein MRIIAILLNWLIALIWTWRSTTARRNLPKLPNLLNESDSNQPATTPQITVIVPARNEDQAIEQTLRSLLGQQNITLEILAVNDRSTDRTGEIMDRIAAEGLAQNKSISIIHIKELPEGWLGKTHAMALAARQASAPWLLFTDGDIFFREDCLSRAHLYAEREADHVILIPTLIHKTFGERMMLSAIQALSFLATRPWKTRDTKSREAVGIGAFNLIRSDVYRGIGGYEGHRMEVCEDLKLGYQVKRNGYRQHVVLGRDLARVHWASGAFGIVRNLTKNVFAAFRFQPALLLAASLFVATFCLTPFCGLFGPWQTIAASLLALEAALGIYRCCERHISGISPVYVLLLPVATCIIVYMMWRSMIVTLVRRGIVWRGTFYPLAELRKNAGPLR; encoded by the coding sequence ATGCGCATCATCGCCATCCTCCTCAACTGGCTCATCGCCCTTATCTGGACATGGCGTTCCACAACCGCCCGCCGCAATCTCCCCAAGCTCCCCAACCTACTCAACGAGTCCGACTCGAACCAACCAGCAACAACCCCGCAGATCACCGTCATCGTCCCCGCCCGCAACGAAGACCAAGCCATCGAGCAAACCCTGCGCTCACTGCTCGGACAGCAGAACATCACCCTGGAAATCCTGGCCGTCAACGACCGCTCGACCGATAGAACTGGCGAGATCATGGACCGCATCGCCGCCGAAGGCCTCGCACAGAACAAAAGCATCAGCATCATCCACATCAAGGAACTGCCAGAAGGATGGCTCGGCAAAACCCACGCCATGGCTCTCGCCGCGCGCCAGGCCTCCGCGCCCTGGCTGCTCTTCACCGACGGCGACATCTTCTTTCGCGAGGACTGCCTCAGCCGCGCCCACCTCTATGCGGAAAGGGAAGCCGACCACGTCATCCTCATCCCGACGCTCATTCACAAAACATTCGGCGAGCGCATGATGCTCTCCGCCATTCAGGCGCTCTCCTTCCTGGCAACGCGCCCCTGGAAAACCCGCGATACCAAAAGTCGCGAGGCCGTTGGCATCGGAGCCTTCAACCTCATCCGCAGCGACGTCTACCGCGGCATCGGAGGCTATGAAGGCCATCGCATGGAGGTCTGCGAAGATCTCAAACTCGGCTACCAGGTCAAGCGCAACGGCTACCGCCAGCACGTCGTCCTGGGACGCGATCTGGCCCGCGTGCACTGGGCCTCCGGCGCCTTCGGCATCGTCCGCAACCTGACGAAAAACGTCTTCGCCGCCTTCCGCTTCCAGCCTGCACTGCTCCTCGCCGCGAGCCTCTTTGTTGCCACCTTCTGCCTTACCCCATTCTGCGGACTCTTCGGCCCATGGCAAACCATCGCCGCCAGCCTCCTCGCCCTTGAAGCTGCCCTCGGAATCTACCGCTGCTGCGAACGCCACATCAGCGGCATCTCCCCCGTCTATGTGCTCCTGCTTCCCGTGGCAACCTGCATCATCGTCTACATGATGTGGCGGTCAATGATCGTTACCCTGGTCCGCCGCGGCATCGTCTGGCGAGGCACCTTCTACCCCCTAGCCGAACTCCGCAAAAACGCCGGCCCCCTGCGCTGA
- a CDS encoding LytR/AlgR family response regulator transcription factor — protein MEKLVANYRPAGPERFVVRKTNHHEFVSADSVNWIESADNYIELHCGNKTHLLNETMSRIEQRLDPHKFLRIHRRHIVNASRILAVHPLAGGTYEIEMQHGVRLTSGRNFTQAVRLLIGR, from the coding sequence TTGGAGAAGCTGGTTGCGAATTACCGTCCGGCTGGGCCGGAGCGGTTTGTTGTTCGGAAGACGAATCACCACGAGTTTGTTTCAGCAGACTCGGTGAACTGGATCGAATCGGCGGACAACTATATTGAGTTGCATTGCGGAAACAAAACCCATCTGCTGAACGAGACGATGAGCAGGATCGAGCAGCGGCTTGATCCTCATAAGTTCTTGCGGATTCATCGGCGGCATATTGTGAATGCCAGCCGGATTCTTGCCGTGCATCCCTTGGCTGGCGGCACCTATGAGATCGAGATGCAACATGGTGTGCGTCTCACTTCCGGACGGAATTTCACGCAGGCAGTCCGGTTGTTGATCGGGCGCTAA
- a CDS encoding anhydro-N-acetylmuramic acid kinase produces the protein MSGTSADGIDVALVQIRPKGNGLKLELIGHEAFPFTPVLRKVILSAMDAKSTSTADLARLNWRLGQAYVEALRATVKRHPVNLQLIGCHGQTIYHQGATAMYAGRTVACTWQIGEPALLAAELGVPIVSNFRPADMVAGGQGAPLVPLLDYVQFADNKRARVLQNIGGIGNLTLIPPASGINKLIAFDTGPGNMVIDALMQQLFQKSYDRSGKIASRGHVIESVLSATLKHPFFRAKPPKSAGREEFGAAFAERLLQLCQEFGGSNEDAITTATALTADSITRAFKEFVQPRLKSNIPVDYIVSGGGAKNKTLMAMLQQRLEPLGCNLLESSDAGIPVDAKEAMAFALLAYYTWHRRPANVPSATGAKRPAILGQITHA, from the coding sequence ATGAGCGGCACTTCCGCCGACGGCATCGATGTGGCGCTCGTACAAATCCGGCCCAAAGGTAATGGCCTGAAACTAGAGCTGATCGGTCATGAGGCATTTCCATTTACGCCTGTTTTGCGCAAGGTAATTTTGTCTGCAATGGACGCAAAATCCACGTCCACGGCCGACCTGGCGAGGCTCAACTGGCGGCTCGGGCAGGCCTATGTGGAAGCGCTTCGCGCAACGGTGAAGCGCCATCCCGTCAACCTGCAACTCATCGGATGTCACGGACAGACAATTTACCACCAGGGTGCGACTGCCATGTATGCAGGCCGCACAGTTGCCTGCACATGGCAGATCGGTGAGCCTGCGCTCCTTGCCGCGGAACTGGGCGTTCCCATCGTGAGCAATTTCCGTCCCGCCGATATGGTCGCTGGCGGACAAGGCGCGCCGCTCGTGCCTCTGCTGGACTACGTCCAGTTCGCCGACAACAAGCGTGCACGCGTTCTCCAGAACATTGGAGGCATCGGGAATCTAACGTTGATACCTCCAGCCTCTGGCATCAACAAATTGATCGCCTTCGATACTGGTCCGGGAAACATGGTGATCGACGCACTGATGCAGCAGCTATTCCAGAAGTCCTATGATCGCAGTGGCAAAATTGCCTCCCGAGGCCACGTCATAGAAAGCGTACTGTCGGCGACTCTGAAGCATCCGTTTTTCAGGGCAAAGCCACCGAAATCTGCAGGGCGCGAGGAGTTCGGTGCAGCTTTTGCTGAAAGGCTTTTGCAGCTTTGCCAAGAATTCGGTGGCAGCAACGAAGATGCGATCACAACCGCGACTGCTCTCACGGCCGATAGCATCACCCGTGCATTCAAGGAATTTGTCCAGCCAAGGCTCAAATCGAATATCCCTGTCGACTACATTGTTTCCGGTGGAGGAGCAAAAAATAAAACGTTGATGGCGATGCTCCAGCAAAGGCTAGAACCGTTGGGGTGCAATCTTCTGGAAAGCTCCGATGCCGGCATTCCGGTAGACGCAAAGGAGGCCATGGCCTTTGCGTTGCTTGCCTATTACACATGGCATCGACGTCCGGCAAACGTTCCATCCGCAACTGGAGCGAAGCGACCAGCAATCCTAGGTCAGATCACTCATGCCTAA
- a CDS encoding TolC family protein: MSRLHGRWMALSALGVLSCLSAGAQVSLYTVVDLALRNSTSVRMAQADLMRAAAGLTESKDAYIPNLNFGSSLGYSYGFPLGEPSVFNVSSQSLLFTFSQPDYIRSARAAVHAAEFSLKDARQAVILDTALDYIRLDRAQQTVAALDQEKQAAEKLVSIEEERVLAGVENRMELTRAKLAAAQIDLRRIHSQNDAEVVREQLSHLTGLPATSFVTSSNSIPAIPQNPTEPAASPVMMQNASVQAAQANAVSKQYVAFGDSQQIYRPQFYAGGNYSLFAKFNNYNEYYQHFQYNNFDIGIQIKVTLFDAAIKARERRSAADAAHAAAQADQARDLASEQIHQLQQSMNELTAQQRVVQLQAELAQEQLDAITTQLSNGSGSPNAPILTPKDEQLARIQERERYEDVLDANYAVLRTELSLLRSTGGIEDWAKSGPK; the protein is encoded by the coding sequence GTGAGCCGACTACACGGCAGATGGATGGCTCTGAGCGCTCTTGGCGTGCTCTCTTGCTTGAGCGCGGGCGCGCAGGTCTCACTCTATACGGTGGTTGATCTGGCGCTGCGAAACAGCACTTCGGTGCGCATGGCGCAAGCGGATTTGATGCGGGCTGCCGCCGGGCTGACGGAATCGAAAGACGCCTACATTCCAAACCTCAATTTCGGCTCAAGCCTCGGGTATTCTTACGGTTTCCCTCTCGGCGAACCCTCGGTTTTCAATGTGAGTTCACAGTCGCTGCTGTTCACGTTTTCGCAGCCGGACTATATCCGCTCGGCCCGCGCGGCAGTGCACGCCGCAGAGTTTAGTCTGAAGGACGCCCGCCAGGCGGTGATTCTGGATACTGCGCTCGATTACATCCGGCTGGATCGAGCGCAACAGACGGTGGCCGCCCTCGACCAGGAAAAGCAGGCTGCCGAGAAACTGGTAAGCATTGAGGAAGAACGGGTGCTGGCCGGAGTAGAAAACCGGATGGAATTGACCAGGGCAAAACTGGCTGCCGCGCAAATCGATCTGAGGCGGATTCATTCGCAGAATGATGCTGAGGTCGTGCGCGAGCAACTGTCCCATCTGACCGGCCTTCCGGCGACGAGCTTTGTCACCAGCTCGAATAGCATTCCTGCGATTCCTCAAAACCCCACGGAGCCGGCAGCCAGCCCAGTGATGATGCAGAATGCAAGCGTACAGGCAGCGCAGGCCAATGCGGTTTCCAAGCAGTATGTTGCCTTTGGCGATTCGCAGCAGATCTACCGTCCACAATTCTATGCTGGGGGCAACTACAGCCTGTTTGCAAAATTCAATAACTACAACGAGTACTATCAGCACTTCCAGTACAACAACTTCGATATCGGCATTCAGATCAAGGTCACGCTTTTTGACGCTGCGATCAAGGCCAGAGAGCGGCGTTCCGCCGCCGATGCGGCGCATGCAGCAGCGCAGGCCGACCAGGCGCGGGATCTTGCAAGCGAGCAGATTCACCAGTTGCAACAGAGCATGAACGAGTTGACAGCGCAGCAGCGGGTGGTGCAACTGCAGGCGGAGCTGGCGCAAGAGCAACTGGACGCGATTACGACACAGTTGAGTAATGGGAGCGGCTCGCCCAACGCCCCTATCCTGACACCGAAGGATGAACAGTTGGCGCGCATCCAGGAGCGCGAGCGGTATGAGGATGTGCTGGATGCAAACTATGCGGTTCTGCGGACTGAACTCAGTCTGCTGCGGTCAACTGGTGGCATTGAGGACTGGGCGAAATCGGGGCCAAAATAA
- a CDS encoding tetratricopeptide repeat protein, protein MHVVARIVLFVLLGGATGVACANVPPSQLLEAVRGDLTQGRADHGLQALGQVLAQDPHNAEAHNLQCRIYLQEQRWSDAIKACQAAVKLMPDNSSYHLWLARALGEKADRVAFFTAFKMAKQIHVEFETAAKLDPHNANALSDLGEFYVDAPGIVGGGLDKAVGVAQQLDAFAPDRAHYIRARIAENQKDYARAEEEYKAAIAGSRDPADAWMDLASFYRKRQRYEDMIQAVHRGAALDTEHGVASADGASVLIRANRDLPFARQLLEQYLASSNKSEDAPAFQTHVQLGKLLTTLGDAANAQQQFAAAVELAKDYQAGSQAATNSGR, encoded by the coding sequence ATGCACGTGGTTGCTCGAATCGTATTGTTTGTTCTTCTCGGAGGTGCGACTGGCGTGGCCTGCGCCAATGTGCCACCTTCGCAGCTTCTGGAGGCAGTCCGCGGCGACCTGACGCAAGGACGCGCCGATCATGGCCTGCAGGCGCTGGGACAGGTGCTGGCACAGGATCCGCATAACGCGGAAGCGCACAACCTGCAATGCCGGATTTATCTGCAGGAACAGCGCTGGAGCGACGCGATCAAGGCATGCCAGGCGGCGGTGAAGCTGATGCCGGATAACAGCAGCTATCACCTGTGGCTGGCGCGGGCGCTGGGGGAGAAGGCGGATCGTGTGGCGTTCTTTACCGCTTTCAAGATGGCGAAGCAGATTCACGTGGAATTCGAGACGGCGGCGAAACTGGACCCGCACAATGCCAATGCTCTTTCGGATCTTGGCGAGTTTTACGTCGACGCACCGGGAATCGTAGGCGGCGGGCTGGACAAGGCCGTAGGTGTCGCACAGCAACTGGATGCGTTTGCTCCGGATCGAGCTCACTATATTCGCGCGCGGATTGCCGAGAATCAGAAAGATTATGCGCGGGCTGAAGAGGAGTACAAGGCTGCGATTGCCGGATCGAGGGATCCTGCCGATGCGTGGATGGATCTGGCATCGTTCTACCGCAAGCGCCAGCGCTATGAGGACATGATTCAGGCAGTGCATAGAGGGGCGGCCCTGGATACGGAGCATGGCGTGGCTTCCGCGGATGGGGCGTCGGTGTTGATCCGCGCCAACCGCGATCTGCCTTTTGCGCGGCAATTGCTGGAGCAGTATCTGGCTTCATCGAATAAGTCAGAAGATGCGCCGGCATTTCAGACGCATGTTCAGCTTGGGAAGCTGTTGACCACTCTGGGCGATGCTGCTAACGCACAACAGCAATTTGCAGCCGCGGTGGAACTGGCCAAGGATTACCAGGCTGGTTCGCAGGCAGCTACAAACAGCGGCAGGTAA
- a CDS encoding zinc-dependent alcohol dehydrogenase family protein has product MRAAVLYQPAPIEQNPLHLENLPVPEPGPGQVLLRVEACGVCRTDLHITTGELKPLLAAVTPGHQIVGRVEELGADVFGMKIGERLGVSWLGGVDGTCLLCRKGMENLCDHPTFTGYSVNGGYAEYVIARADFCIPLPEEAAAKDLAPLLCAGIIGFRSLLVAEVEPGDRVGLFGFGASAHLAINVLKHWGCEAYVATRGASHQKLAHELGAVWVGEATERPPVQLDRAVTFAPSGDVVLAALASLRKGGIVAINAIHLDRMPQFDYDSLLWGERQLRSVANMTRQDARDFVKLATEIGILPRTTLFSLDQVNEALAAVYHDSIDGAAVVLCS; this is encoded by the coding sequence ATGCGAGCCGCTGTCCTTTATCAACCTGCTCCGATTGAACAGAATCCACTTCATCTTGAAAACCTGCCTGTACCGGAGCCGGGACCGGGCCAGGTTCTGCTTCGCGTCGAGGCTTGCGGCGTTTGCCGGACGGATCTGCATATCACCACTGGTGAGTTGAAGCCGCTGCTGGCGGCGGTCACTCCGGGGCATCAGATTGTAGGGCGTGTCGAAGAATTGGGTGCAGATGTCTTCGGAATGAAGATTGGTGAGCGGCTTGGCGTCTCCTGGCTTGGTGGCGTCGATGGGACTTGTCTGCTGTGCCGCAAGGGGATGGAAAATCTCTGCGACCATCCCACGTTTACCGGTTACTCGGTGAATGGCGGCTACGCCGAGTATGTGATTGCGCGCGCAGACTTCTGCATTCCATTGCCGGAAGAGGCCGCAGCGAAGGATCTGGCCCCGCTGCTGTGTGCGGGGATTATTGGGTTTCGGAGTCTGCTTGTAGCGGAGGTTGAGCCGGGGGATCGTGTTGGGCTGTTCGGGTTTGGGGCTTCGGCGCATCTGGCTATCAATGTTCTGAAGCATTGGGGTTGCGAGGCCTACGTGGCTACGCGCGGTGCTTCGCATCAGAAACTGGCGCACGAGTTGGGAGCTGTCTGGGTGGGCGAGGCTACGGAGCGGCCTCCCGTGCAGCTTGATCGAGCGGTTACGTTTGCTCCCAGCGGCGATGTGGTTCTTGCGGCGCTCGCTTCCCTGAGGAAGGGCGGGATTGTTGCGATCAATGCTATTCATCTCGATCGGATGCCTCAGTTTGATTACGACTCACTGCTTTGGGGCGAGCGGCAGCTGCGGAGCGTGGCGAACATGACGCGGCAGGATGCGCGCGACTTCGTCAAGCTGGCTACTGAGATTGGAATTCTGCCTCGGACTACATTGTTTTCGCTCGATCAGGTCAATGAGGCTTTGGCTGCGGTCTATCACGACTCGATTGATGGCGCTGCGGTTGTGCTCTGCTCTTAA
- a CDS encoding efflux RND transporter periplasmic adaptor subunit yields the protein MARAGTTTNRTKWIWMGAAVAVALVFYLVHLATRTTLPIRAAEVERSSLKSTTSTNGKVEPASYFEAHAPFPGIVKSIYAHEGDKVTQGKLLLQMDDTDALSKLATAIAALRGAQASYDATMNGGTQEERLSLNGDLTKTQMDRDQAQRDVAALEKLQAQGAASAAEVAAAKDRLTATNNSLALLEKRKSGRYDSADIAHAKAALADAQAGYTAAQEVVNQANVKAPFAGTLYSIPVSKSEYVQSGDKLLQMADLTKMQVRAYFDEPEIAKIREGMPIAIRWDAIPDREWHGHVERVPSTIITYGTRNVGQVLISIDDADGKLLPNTNVTVAVTTSDTPDALNVPRDALHTEQGKSYVYRVINGTLRRTPVTVNALNLSQVEIVSGLHEGDVVALGSTNGQPISEGVAVRIVR from the coding sequence ATGGCAAGAGCAGGAACAACGACGAATCGTACGAAGTGGATCTGGATGGGAGCGGCGGTGGCGGTGGCGCTGGTCTTCTATCTTGTGCATCTGGCTACGCGCACGACGCTGCCTATACGCGCCGCTGAGGTGGAGCGCAGCAGCCTGAAGAGCACGACGTCGACGAATGGCAAGGTTGAGCCGGCTTCGTATTTTGAGGCTCATGCGCCGTTTCCGGGTATCGTAAAGTCGATTTACGCGCATGAGGGTGACAAGGTCACCCAAGGCAAGCTGCTGTTGCAGATGGATGACACGGATGCGCTCTCAAAGCTGGCAACAGCGATTGCCGCGCTCAGGGGCGCGCAGGCCAGCTATGATGCAACGATGAATGGCGGCACGCAGGAAGAACGGTTGTCGCTGAACGGTGACCTGACGAAGACACAGATGGATCGGGACCAGGCGCAGCGCGATGTGGCCGCTCTTGAAAAGCTGCAGGCGCAGGGGGCGGCTTCGGCGGCGGAAGTGGCTGCAGCGAAGGATCGCCTGACTGCGACGAACAATTCGCTTGCGCTGCTTGAGAAGAGGAAGTCCGGGCGTTATGACTCGGCAGACATTGCCCATGCCAAAGCCGCGTTGGCGGATGCGCAGGCTGGATATACCGCAGCACAGGAAGTTGTGAACCAGGCAAACGTAAAGGCTCCGTTTGCAGGGACGCTGTATTCAATTCCGGTTTCGAAGTCTGAATATGTGCAGTCTGGAGACAAGTTGCTGCAGATGGCTGACCTGACCAAGATGCAGGTGCGCGCATATTTTGATGAGCCGGAGATTGCTAAGATCCGCGAGGGGATGCCGATCGCTATCCGCTGGGACGCAATCCCGGATCGAGAGTGGCATGGTCACGTGGAGCGCGTTCCTTCGACGATCATCACCTATGGAACGCGCAACGTGGGGCAGGTGCTGATCTCGATTGACGATGCGGACGGCAAACTGCTGCCCAATACAAACGTAACTGTCGCGGTGACAACTTCAGATACGCCGGATGCACTGAATGTTCCGCGCGATGCGCTGCACACGGAGCAGGGAAAGTCGTATGTGTATCGGGTGATCAATGGAACGCTCCGTCGCACGCCTGTGACGGTGAACGCGCTGAACCTGTCGCAAGTTGAGATCGTCTCCGGCCTTCACGAGGGCGATGTCGTTGCTCTGGGGTCAACAAACGGACAGCCAATCAGCGAGGGTGTCGCTGTGAGGATTGTGCGGTAA
- a CDS encoding spinster family MFS transporter → MTAHLQRANPSAAQTAGIALFLLTCLNLFNFIDRYVLPGVQPLVQKEFHANDAQMGLLTSAFFFTYMIAAPLTGWLGDRFPRRPLIVAGTLLWSAATLFTATVHSYDTLLFRHAIVGIGEATFSIYAPALLADYYPEIDRNRVLSIFYITIPVGAALGYLMGGVLGQYYGWRMPFYVAAAPGVLIAAAFWFFVKEPARGAADELAPTINRATISGFAHNPAFWTATLGMAMWTFTVGGISTFLPTFFVRFAGYSLASAGLISGAITAIDGLLGTVAGGWLGQRWLRKNHRGLYLLSAWSMLIAIPAAAAAIFGPRSLLIPAVFLAEFLLFLNNGPLNACLVNSVAAPIRSTALAINLFMIHGLGDAFSPRLIGHISDRTSSLRIGLGATLVSLAIASLILFTGSHFAPLLPESEDTRQLSPIH, encoded by the coding sequence ATGACAGCGCATCTTCAGCGAGCAAATCCCTCAGCCGCTCAAACCGCCGGCATCGCGCTGTTCCTGCTCACCTGCCTCAATCTCTTCAACTTCATCGACCGCTACGTCCTACCCGGCGTGCAGCCGCTCGTGCAAAAAGAATTCCACGCCAACGACGCACAGATGGGCCTGCTCACCTCGGCCTTTTTCTTCACCTACATGATCGCCGCGCCGCTCACCGGATGGCTCGGCGACCGTTTCCCGCGCCGCCCGCTCATCGTCGCCGGAACGCTTCTTTGGAGCGCCGCCACTCTCTTCACCGCAACTGTCCATAGTTATGACACGCTGCTCTTCCGCCACGCCATCGTCGGCATCGGCGAAGCGACTTTCAGCATCTACGCGCCGGCGCTTCTCGCCGACTACTACCCGGAAATCGACCGCAACCGCGTCCTGAGCATCTTCTACATCACCATTCCGGTAGGAGCCGCCCTTGGCTATTTAATGGGAGGCGTACTCGGCCAGTACTATGGCTGGCGCATGCCTTTCTACGTTGCCGCGGCGCCCGGCGTGCTCATCGCCGCCGCCTTCTGGTTCTTCGTCAAAGAGCCCGCGCGCGGAGCCGCCGACGAACTCGCGCCCACCATCAACCGCGCAACCATCTCCGGATTTGCCCACAACCCCGCATTCTGGACAGCAACCCTCGGCATGGCGATGTGGACCTTTACCGTCGGAGGCATCTCCACCTTTCTGCCAACGTTTTTCGTCCGCTTCGCCGGATACTCCCTCGCATCAGCCGGATTGATCAGCGGCGCCATCACTGCCATCGACGGTCTCCTCGGCACAGTCGCCGGCGGATGGCTCGGCCAGCGCTGGCTCCGCAAGAATCATCGCGGCCTCTATCTCCTCTCCGCGTGGAGCATGCTCATCGCCATCCCCGCCGCTGCCGCCGCAATCTTCGGCCCGCGATCTCTCCTCATTCCCGCCGTCTTCCTCGCCGAATTTCTTCTCTTCCTCAACAACGGACCTCTGAACGCATGCCTCGTAAATTCGGTGGCCGCCCCCATCCGTTCTACCGCTCTCGCCATCAATCTCTTCATGATCCACGGCCTGGGCGACGCCTTCTCGCCGCGCCTGATCGGCCATATATCGGATAGGACCTCATCCTTACGCATCGGTCTCGGCGCCACCCTCGTCTCACTGGCCATCGCCAGCCTCATCCTCTTCACCGGCTCGCACTTCGCTCCGCTCCTGCCCGAAAGCGAAGACACCCGTCAACTCTCACCAATTCACTAG
- the ispG gene encoding flavodoxin-dependent (E)-4-hydroxy-3-methylbut-2-enyl-diphosphate synthase: MPEIQRRKTVTVRIGHVRVGSDVPVIVQSMTNTDTADVQGTIQQVAALAAAGSELVRVTVNNDEAAKAVPYIVEGLAKLGIHVPIIGDFHYNGHLLLKKYPDCAKALAKYRINPGNVSIGRKNDDNFRTMIECAIENNKPVRIGVNWGSLDQALLTRLMDENSKRPDPLDARDVMMEAMCRSALDSAAAAESYGLGHDKIIISGKVSGVRDLIDVYEMLASRCDYPLHLGLTEAGMGMKGIVASTAGLSPLLLKGIGDTIRVSLTPKPGGDRTEEVLTGQQILQSLGIRSFTPQVTACPGCGRTTSTFFQELAQQIQNYLRDSMPSWRERYPGVEELKLAVMGCVVNGPGESKHANIGISLPGTFEEPKAPVYVDGRLMTTLRGDTIVQDFQKILDEYVKTRYGKGSPKEELVGVR, encoded by the coding sequence ATGCCGGAAATACAGCGCAGGAAGACCGTCACGGTCAGGATCGGCCATGTTCGGGTCGGTTCGGACGTGCCGGTTATCGTCCAGTCGATGACCAATACCGATACCGCCGATGTTCAGGGGACGATTCAGCAGGTAGCGGCGCTCGCCGCGGCTGGGTCGGAGTTGGTGAGGGTGACGGTCAACAATGACGAGGCGGCCAAGGCTGTTCCTTACATTGTGGAAGGACTGGCGAAGCTGGGCATTCATGTTCCGATCATTGGCGATTTCCATTACAACGGGCACCTGCTGCTGAAGAAGTATCCGGACTGCGCGAAGGCGCTGGCCAAGTACCGCATCAATCCCGGTAACGTTTCGATTGGACGCAAGAACGACGACAACTTCCGCACGATGATTGAGTGCGCGATTGAAAACAACAAGCCAGTCCGCATTGGCGTGAACTGGGGCTCGCTCGACCAGGCGCTGCTGACGCGCTTGATGGACGAGAACTCGAAGCGGCCCGATCCGCTCGACGCCCGCGACGTAATGATGGAGGCGATGTGCCGCAGCGCGCTGGATTCGGCTGCTGCTGCCGAGAGCTATGGTCTCGGGCACGACAAGATCATCATCAGCGGCAAGGTCAGCGGCGTTCGCGACCTGATTGATGTTTACGAGATGCTCGCCAGCCGTTGCGATTACCCGCTGCATCTGGGCCTGACCGAGGCCGGGATGGGGATGAAGGGTATCGTCGCCTCCACTGCCGGGCTTTCGCCCCTGCTGCTCAAGGGCATTGGCGATACGATTCGCGTTTCGCTGACTCCGAAACCAGGCGGCGACCGCACGGAGGAAGTGCTTACGGGACAACAGATTCTGCAGTCGCTGGGCATCCGGAGCTTTACGCCGCAGGTGACGGCTTGCCCTGGCTGCGGGCGGACGACTTCGACCTTTTTCCAAGAATTGGCCCAGCAGATCCAGAACTATCTGCGGGACTCGATGCCTTCGTGGCGCGAGCGCTATCCGGGGGTTGAGGAGCTGAAGCTCGCCGTCATGGGCTGCGTGGTCAACGGTCCGGGTGAATCGAAGCATGCCAATATCGGCATCTCGCTTCCGGGGACGTTTGAGGAACCAAAAGCACCGGTTTACGTCGATGGGCGATTGATGACGACGCTGCGTGGCGATACGATTGTTCAGGACTTCCAGAAGATCCTCGACGAGTATGTGAAGACTCGTTACGGCAAGGGTTCGCCGAAAGAGGAACTGGTCGGAGTTCGGTGA
- the queF gene encoding preQ(1) synthase, whose protein sequence is MALSERYTDEHAKAGLDFSFPAIETWKNQFPGYEILIDDPEFTSVCPKTGLPDFGVITLRYMPRDLCLELKSYKEYLFSYRHLGIFQENVVNQLLDDVVKACDPIWAVVKGDFRPRGGISTTVEARWPRPKTDQL, encoded by the coding sequence ATGGCACTTTCTGAAAGATACACGGACGAGCACGCAAAAGCCGGGCTCGACTTTTCCTTTCCCGCAATCGAGACCTGGAAAAACCAGTTTCCCGGCTACGAAATCCTGATCGACGATCCCGAATTCACCTCTGTCTGCCCCAAGACCGGCCTGCCCGACTTCGGCGTCATCACGCTGCGCTACATGCCCCGCGACCTCTGCCTCGAACTCAAGTCCTACAAGGAATATCTCTTCAGCTATCGCCATCTCGGCATCTTTCAGGAGAACGTCGTCAACCAGCTCCTCGACGACGTTGTGAAAGCCTGCGATCCCATCTGGGCCGTAGTCAAAGGCGATTTCCGCCCACGCGGCGGCATCTCGACCACGGTCGAAGCCCGCTGGCCCCGCCCGAAAACCGACCAGCTATAA